GACTTGTAATTCGATGTTGAGTTACTTTGTCAACAAGAACAATGTGCGTAACAGTATTTCAAGACTTTGTGTTGAGGTTTGGTTATTTGATCCCAACGGCCACTACAGTGCTATTAATTGTATCGGTGTTATGAAAACTTTTCGTCTCAGGCTATAGCTTGGCCCCATGGTTGTtatgacaatattgcgcgtgctttacGTATGTTGCTctgggcttcagacgagaggacggagcctgaagcctaatccaaagccgaagccgcggtttcgaaaagggcctaagtTTGGACGAGACGGATCCGACATCGTCAACTCGTataccggtgtcagatgcaattgtgtccgccatgcaatactgtccgctccggatacttttaaatatgcaatcgtgtccggagCTATGCAAAAACTGTCTGGCGGACATTTACatgagtatacatgtatgtgtgcgcgtaagcgagcgtgcatgcaccgAAACTACGTACTATTTgctgcatgaatattcacgtattttatgattgcagcgaatacccaactgCCGAACAATTCctatgtcattcatgacatgcacttagctcgTAAAACAAATTGCGAACATGTTctgtcgaccaagggcgtttaacttactgcaaggacggttttgcacggggtggacacaactgcatatgaaTGTGTCCGGGCTGACACAATTGCATTGTGCAGCAGCGTCctggcggacacgattgcatatgcaaaaccgtccggcggacattaatCCTATGCattaatgtcctccggatagtattccatagaggacataattgcatgcgacaccggcagtAGAGGGCGTATTTAGGCTTGCTGTTGGTTTAACTGGGGCctaacttcatggctctgcctaccgCTGAATTCATCGCATCACCATACTCCGCTTACCGTGCAAGCGTCGAATTTTAGTTGCGTCAGAGTGCCTGGTACCCTTGAGATAACGCGCGCACTcgcaaaaaataattgttaacccGTTGAATACGCTTGACGTACTCCGataatttcctgcttccgtaagcgccgattctttgcttacggtaagcagagccatgaaatttcgCACAGGTTTCTCTACTGGGATATTGGCACTGTAGTAGAGACCGCGGCAGAAACAGACGTGCTCGCCTTCCACTCACACAGTTCTACCTCGACATCAAACCGTATGGCGTACAGTTTGGGCAGATAGACACAAAAGAGCGTCAAGAACGCGTTCAGGAGTAACGCAAGACAGAACGTTGCTACCTTCTGCAGTGTGTACACAGCAGTGATGTAGACGGGCACCGCTGCCATGCCGAAAACAAGTGTGGAATAAACACTCAACGCGATGAACTTGGATTCGTTGTAGTTGCTTGGTACCCGGCGGGCCTTGAATGCGTAGTAGCAACAAGTCAAGATCATCATGAGGTTGTAGAATGTCGATACCAGGAAACCGTAACCGAATTTGCAAAAGGTTTCGATGTAGCCGGTAGGGGGGCTGAAGTACTGTTTCTCGGGTGTACTCGGGCTGATCAGAGCTCCGATGAAGCTGATCacaatcttttaaaaacaatacgAAATATTTCCCATGAAAAGCAATATCAACTTTGTTACTTTTGAAACTTGTACATTTCTTGTAAATATCCCAATCGGGCAGCTTTGTTACCATGAAAACGTAGCCTATTTGCACGAGAACCATCAAGAAACACGACAATGCTTTTTTTtgggaaagaaaataaattgtttacaaTACCAGTGCGCCATGTTAGGACAAGTACTCAACCTATAACAAGAGAGAAGACTAGTCTAAATTCTTTGTGAATTCCATCCCTGGTGTCACAGTGAATGGTATCCCCGCACAAAAgtccgggggggggggctcctAGGGGATTCTGTCCCAACGGCTTCGGTTTTTTCCGTTCGCCAGGGGAATTGGACCCCCTCTCATTTAAGAATTAAATGTagttatatttgtataatcTTCATTTGTTGCCTTTGTGCGACACTTGGAACCTTAaaagacaataaaacaaaaaactgttgtTGTTCATTCTCACTAAATAAActcaatttttttggggggggatatAGGCTGCCTGCATAAGTCTTGAACTTAGGTCCGCAACCTTATGTTGATTCACTATCGtaaaacattctttaaaaacATATAATTAAGGTAAAGCTGCAACGTGTGATTACTTTATAAGGCCACGTTACTACAATGCTACACGtcttcaataaaaaaatgtattttttactgCTCACAAAATTGCTGTTTTACGGGTGAAAATGGGTGTCAAACCTACAAGAAAATAGTGCCCCTCTGAAGTTCCGTCGGTGGACGCTAAAACCTGGGGACATAATCTCCGTTGAGCACAGTTTATCCTATAACATTTTGCCACGGGGACAAAATCTCCGGGATTGTGTTGgatgtggatttgtttttataggTTGCGCTGAGATCAACATGGCTTGTTCCTGTTTATTGTTTAGAATGAGTttaatccattttttttaactgaggCACAGAGTGCTCTTGATGGCCACCCCTGAATATTCACGCACCACGGAGTTCAAGTAAAATATGGACAtgtaaaatcaattaaaaagtaaaacaaatgaaagttaTTTCGTTTCCTCGACCGGGCTATCTACTTGAGTTTTATGAAAGTAGTTCCACCTTAATATTTTGACCGAAATTTTAAAGAATGGAGCGATGCAAAGTAGCGCTGCAGGATAAAAAGCCCTACAAATTTCAGgatataaaacaacaacagagtatttttaatgaaagattaATTACAAGCCTACCGTTAGGATGACAGCAACGAGTACGAAGACAATCTGGACCCGTGGACCGATGAACCGAGGGCGCTTGTTGGACTTCTTACCCGCCTCGAAGATCCTGTGGATCCGGTTTACCTTCAGGAGCGTCGGAGCATACGTCAGGGTGATGCACAAAGACACCACTATCTCTGATGACAGACATGAAACATACGTCGGGGGTAGAAGGAGCAAGAATGGAGACACAAAAGCCAAAGTGAGCCCAAGGATGTTGAAGGTGCTCAGCTCTCGACTTGATGCTTTTATTAGAATGTGTTTACGGTAGAAGAACAGACCTGCAGCTGCGAGAGCGGAGAGTACAATACCAGAGACAGATAGGGCAATGATGACAACAACCACCGGACTGTTCAAATCTGGCAGGGTAGGGATAATCGGGAGACATTGTTTAAAAGTCTCATCTGGCCACAAATCCTTCTGGCATTCCTGACACATGGTCTTGTTGGCAACGATTGCATTTAAAGGGCAGCGTTGGCAGCCAAAGCAACACTTTTTCTCTAGTGGTATTTCAATGGAGCCAGAGGA
The sequence above is drawn from the Asterias rubens chromosome 9, eAstRub1.3, whole genome shotgun sequence genome and encodes:
- the LOC117294983 gene encoding metabotropic glutamate receptor-like; protein product: MDVLTNILKIVISFIGALISPSTPEKQYFSPPTGYIETFCKFGYGFLVSTFYNLMMILTCCYYAFKARRVPSNYNESKFIALSVYSTLVFGMAAVPVYITAVYTLQKVATFCLALLLNAFLTLFCVYLPKLYAIRFDVEVELCEWKASTSVSAAVSTTVPISQ